A region from the Plutella xylostella chromosome 8, ilPluXylo3.1, whole genome shotgun sequence genome encodes:
- the LOC105392024 gene encoding cyclin-dependent kinase 12 isoform X4, translating to MERSYEKRHGKHHKEKHKKRLHKKHRSSSGTHDQSYATANSHKPLVEYSDVSSEDLSAPEAGEIESEASSISRHIADDLDRTRKSHPIRTFVDDKTISVTTKSRRAADEYALTRDSCSAAARRSRGLEYAEPEPDFDERSRHKKKKDKRKKDKKKKRKKSSKSHRSRSASLESLSPDDNLPVGSPVAAVPQKYDQVPVSEWEKPSSPLRNGSCSPVSPSTPPLQRERPASPRHRTISLHREPVHVPYSPPHRERSPGLRRRKSTTPHTPSAPPVVYHETVTIDSDNEYERDRHRDYWPDHRVASPIMVISDSPVDGRERDWSPRRARRRASPRRRHRSRDRHREVKHEHRSHSRNSLKRRRSSSRGRRRGSSPSPPRHRARHRDETSRTKHESPSPPSTSALQRKIDFKEKISDTSLFAELVKDKHKRAKKLQEILNQKEEESQGALSSTTSVNNPDVLTIDELSNATADSSTQSKENGSKETIAEMSDIPMPSAESEQSEPPPVNNHAANEAQPARSPSPPSAPPLPSPPPPPASVVEGVYLQNQQPPPPKPRSLTKLPMPPNTQVEDLKSLANDTSPLSTPSPSPVKKPKRTGIMNLPMPPVIPGSEELSGDELDGSTPPPASRRDQYSHVFSSRQGARGDPNAAGSKLKRPRILKRRGSKVVPVATPTHHAKDWGEKCVDGFQVITQIGEGTYGQVYKARDKNTNQLVALKKVRLENEKEGFPITAVREIKILRQLNHKNIVNLREIVTDKQDALDFRKDKGSFYLVFEYMDHDLMGLLESKMVDFTESHNASIMRQLLDGLAYCHRKNFLHRDIKCSNILMNNKGEVKLGDFGLARLWSAEDRARPYTNKVITLWYRPPELLLGEERYGPAVDVWSMGCILGELFLKHPVFQANVEMMQLEMISRVCGTPVPGVWPNVVNLPLWHTLRPKRFHKRCVREHFAFMPAPALNLLDRMLELDPDKRITAEEALKSPWLKNVVPDHMTAPELPTWQDCHELWSKQRRRQQREAEQQPKAKNANYSFGGAPYDQDKMDAKSDSNSQDAPYKTETAFKQDTQEAVQQVK from the exons ATGGAGCGGAGCTACGAGAAGCGCCACGGCAAGCATCACAAGGAGAAGCACAAGAAGCGTCTGCACAAGAAGCACCGCAGCTCCAGCGGTACTCACGACCAATCCTATGCTACTGCCAATTCCCACAAGCCTCTAGTCGAGTACTCGGATGTCTCCTCCGAGGATCTATCCGCCCCGGAGGCGGGCGAGATCGAGAGCGAGGCCAGCAGCATCAGCCGCCACATTGCCGACGACCTCGACCGCACGAGGAAGTCCCACCCTATCCGCACCTTCGTCGACGACAAGACGATATCAGTCACGACGAAAAGCCGTCGCGCTGCCGACGAGTATGCTCTCACACGTGATTCTTGTTCAGcagcggcgcggcgctcgcgCGGGCTAGAGTACGCGGAGCCCGAGCCCGACTTCGACGAGCGCTCGAGACACAAGAAAAAGAAGGATAAGAGGAAGAAGGATAAAAAAAAGAAGAGGAAAAAGTCCTCCAAGTCTCACCGCTCGAGGTCGGCCAGCTTGGAGAGCCTGTCTCCGGATGACAACCTGCCCGTGGGCAGTCCTGTGGCTGCTGTGCCACAGAAGTATGATCAAGTGCCTGTGAGTGAATGGGAGAAGCCGTCATCTCCTCTGCGCAATGGATCATGCTCGCCGGTGTCCCCATCCACGCCGCCGCTGCAGCGGGAGCGCCCGGCCTCGCCGCGACACCGGACCATCTCCCTTCACCGGGAGCCGGTCCATGTTCCGTATTCCCCTCCACACAGGGAGCGATCCCCCGGACTAAG AAGAAGGAAGTCGACGACGCCGCACACGCCGTCAGCGCCGCCCGTGGTGTACCACGAGACCGTGACCATAGACTCCGACAATGAGTACGAGAGAGACAGGCACAGGGACTACTGGCCGGACCACAGGGTCGCCTCGCCTATTATGGTCATTTCTG ATTCCCCAGTGGATGGTCGCGAGCGCGACTGGTCGCctcgccgcgcgcgccgccgcgccagcccgcgccgccgccaccgcagCCGCGACCGACACCGGGAGGTCAAGCATGAGCATCG GTCACACAGTCGCAACTCGCTCAAGCGACGTCGCTCGTCGtcgcgcgggcggcggcgcgggtcgtcgccgtcgccgccgcgccaCCGCGCCAGACATCGGGACGAGACTAG TAGAACAAAGCACGAGTCGCCGAGCCCGCCGTCTACGTCGGCGCTGCAGCGCAAGATCGACTTCAAGGAGAAGATCAGCGACACCAGCCTGTTCGCCGAGCTCGTCAAGGACAAGCATAAGAGGGCTAAG AAACTGCAAGAGATCCTGAACCAGAAGGAGGAGGAGTCTCAGGGCGCGCTGTCGTCCACCACGTCCGTCAACAACCCCGACGTGCTCACCATCGACGAGCTGTCCAACGCCACCGCCGACAGCTCTACGCAG TCGAAAGAGAACGGGTCTAAGGAGACGATAGCGGAGATGTCTGATATCCCGATGCCGAGCGCGGAGAGCGAGCAGTCCGAGCCGCCGCCCGTCAACAACCACGCCGCCAATGAG GCTCAACCTGCCCGCTCGCCGTCGCCCCCTagcgcgccgccgctgccgtcgccgccgccgccgcccgcctccGTG GTGGAGGGCGTGTACCTGCAGAAccagcagccgccgccgcccaagCCGCGCAGCCTCACCAAGCTGCCGATGCCGCCTAATACTCAG GTGGAAGATCTGAAGTCATTAGCCAATGACACGAGTCCGCTCAGTACCCCCTCACCTAGTCCTGTAAAGAAGCCCAAGAGAACTGGAATTATGAACCTACCTATGCCCCCTG TGATCCCCGGCTCGGAGGAGCTGAGCGGCGACGAGCTGGACGGCtccacgccgccgcccgcgtCCCGCCGCGACCAGTACTCGCACGTGTTCAGCTCGCGCCAGGGCGCCCGCGGCGACCCCAATGCC GCCGGCTCCAAGCTGAAGAGGCCGCGCATCCTAAAGCGGCGCGGCTCGAAGGTGGTGCCGGTGGCCACGCCCACGCACCACGCCAAGGACTGGGGCGAGAAGTGCGTCGACGGCTTCCAG GTTATAACCCAAATCGGCGAGGGCACGTACGGGCAGGTTTACAAAGCCAGAGACAAGAACACCAACCAGCTGGTGGCGCTCAAGAAGGTCCGTCTCGAGAACGAGAAGGAGGGCTTCCCCATCACCGCCGTGCGCGAGATCAAGATCCTCAGGCAGCTGAATCATAAGAATATAGTGAATTTGAGGGAGATTGTCACGGATAAGCAGGACGCGCTTGACTTTAGGAAG GACAAAGGCTCGTTCTACCTCGTGTTCGAGTACATGGACCACGACCTGATGGGCCTGCTGGAGTCCAAGATGGTGGACTTCACGGAGAGCCACAACGCGTCCATCATGCGCCAGCTGCTGGACGGGCTCGCCTACTGCCACCGGAAGAACTTCCTGCATCGGGACATCAAGTGCAGCAATATATTGATGAATAATAA AGGAGAAGTGAAGCTCGGCGACTTCGGTCTAGCCCGACTCTGGTCAGCAGAAGACCGGGCGCGGCCGTACACCAACAAGGTGATCACGCTGTGGTACCGGCCGCCGGAGCTGCTGCTGGGCGAGGAGCGGTACGGGCCGGCTGTGGACGTGTGGTCCATGGGATGTATACTGGGAGAGCTGTTCTTGAAGCATCCCGTGTTCCAG GCCAACGTAGAAATGATGCAACTGGAGATGATATCGCGCGTGTGCGGCACCCCGGTCCCGGGCGTGTGGCCCAACGTGGTGAACCTGCCTCTGTGGCACACCTTACGGCCTAAACGCTTCCACAAGCGCTGCGTCCGAGAACACTTCGCATTCATGCCCGCCCCCGCACTGAATCTACTGGACAGGATGCTAGAACTAGACCCCGATAAGAGGATAACGGCGGAAGAGGCGCTCAAGAGCCCCTGGCTGAAGAATGTCGTGCCCGATCA TATGACGGCTCCGGAGCTGCCGACGTGGCAGGACTGCCACGAGCTGTGGTCGAAGCAGCGGCGCCGCCAGCAGCGCGAGGCGGAGCAGCAGCCCAAGGCCAAGAACGCAAACTACTCCTTCGGCGGCGCGCCCTACGACCAGGACAAAATGGACGCCAAGAGCGACTCCAACTCACAGGACGCCCCCTACAAGACAGAAACAGCCTTCAAACAGGACACCCAGGAGGCCGTCCAACAAGTGAAATAA
- the LOC105392024 gene encoding cyclin-dependent kinase 12 isoform X5, with translation MERSYEKRHGKHHKEKHKKRLHKKHRSSSGTHDQSYATANSHKPLVEYSDVSSEDLSAPEAGEIESEASSISRHIADDLDRTRKSHPIRTFVDDKTISVTTKSRRAADEYALTRDSCSAAARRSRGLEYAEPEPDFDERSRHKKKKDKRKKDKKKKRKKSSKSHRSRSASLESLSPDDNLPVGSPVAAVPQKYDQVPVSEWEKPSSPLRNGSCSPVSPSTPPLQRERPASPRHRTISLHREPVHVPYSPPHRERSPGLRRRKSTTPHTPSAPPVVYHETVTIDSDNEYERDRHRDYWPDHRVASPIMVISDSPVDGRERDWSPRRARRRASPRRRHRSRDRHREVKHEHRSHSRNSLKRRRSSSRGRRRGSSPSPPRHRARHRDETRTKHESPSPPSTSALQRKIDFKEKISDTSLFAELVKDKHKRAKKLQEILNQKEEESQGALSSTTSVNNPDVLTIDELSNATADSSTQSKENGSKETIAEMSDIPMPSAESEQSEPPPVNNHAANEAQPARSPSPPSAPPLPSPPPPPASVVEGVYLQNQQPPPPKPRSLTKLPMPPNTQVEDLKSLANDTSPLSTPSPSPVKKPKRTGIMNLPMPPVIPGSEELSGDELDGSTPPPASRRDQYSHVFSSRQGARGDPNAAGSKLKRPRILKRRGSKVVPVATPTHHAKDWGEKCVDGFQVITQIGEGTYGQVYKARDKNTNQLVALKKVRLENEKEGFPITAVREIKILRQLNHKNIVNLREIVTDKQDALDFRKDKGSFYLVFEYMDHDLMGLLESKMVDFTESHNASIMRQLLDGLAYCHRKNFLHRDIKCSNILMNNKGEVKLGDFGLARLWSAEDRARPYTNKVITLWYRPPELLLGEERYGPAVDVWSMGCILGELFLKHPVFQANVEMMQLEMISRVCGTPVPGVWPNVVNLPLWHTLRPKRFHKRCVREHFAFMPAPALNLLDRMLELDPDKRITAEEALKSPWLKNVVPDHMTAPELPTWQDCHELWSKQRRRQQREAEQQPKAKNANYSFGGAPYDQDKMDAKSDSNSQDAPYKTETAFKQDTQEAVQQVK, from the exons ATGGAGCGGAGCTACGAGAAGCGCCACGGCAAGCATCACAAGGAGAAGCACAAGAAGCGTCTGCACAAGAAGCACCGCAGCTCCAGCGGTACTCACGACCAATCCTATGCTACTGCCAATTCCCACAAGCCTCTAGTCGAGTACTCGGATGTCTCCTCCGAGGATCTATCCGCCCCGGAGGCGGGCGAGATCGAGAGCGAGGCCAGCAGCATCAGCCGCCACATTGCCGACGACCTCGACCGCACGAGGAAGTCCCACCCTATCCGCACCTTCGTCGACGACAAGACGATATCAGTCACGACGAAAAGCCGTCGCGCTGCCGACGAGTATGCTCTCACACGTGATTCTTGTTCAGcagcggcgcggcgctcgcgCGGGCTAGAGTACGCGGAGCCCGAGCCCGACTTCGACGAGCGCTCGAGACACAAGAAAAAGAAGGATAAGAGGAAGAAGGATAAAAAAAAGAAGAGGAAAAAGTCCTCCAAGTCTCACCGCTCGAGGTCGGCCAGCTTGGAGAGCCTGTCTCCGGATGACAACCTGCCCGTGGGCAGTCCTGTGGCTGCTGTGCCACAGAAGTATGATCAAGTGCCTGTGAGTGAATGGGAGAAGCCGTCATCTCCTCTGCGCAATGGATCATGCTCGCCGGTGTCCCCATCCACGCCGCCGCTGCAGCGGGAGCGCCCGGCCTCGCCGCGACACCGGACCATCTCCCTTCACCGGGAGCCGGTCCATGTTCCGTATTCCCCTCCACACAGGGAGCGATCCCCCGGACTAAG AAGAAGGAAGTCGACGACGCCGCACACGCCGTCAGCGCCGCCCGTGGTGTACCACGAGACCGTGACCATAGACTCCGACAATGAGTACGAGAGAGACAGGCACAGGGACTACTGGCCGGACCACAGGGTCGCCTCGCCTATTATGGTCATTTCTG ATTCCCCAGTGGATGGTCGCGAGCGCGACTGGTCGCctcgccgcgcgcgccgccgcgccagcccgcgccgccgccaccgcagCCGCGACCGACACCGGGAGGTCAAGCATGAGCATCG GTCACACAGTCGCAACTCGCTCAAGCGACGTCGCTCGTCGtcgcgcgggcggcggcgcgggtcgtcgccgtcgccgccgcgccaCCGCGCCAGACATCGGGACGAGACTAG AACAAAGCACGAGTCGCCGAGCCCGCCGTCTACGTCGGCGCTGCAGCGCAAGATCGACTTCAAGGAGAAGATCAGCGACACCAGCCTGTTCGCCGAGCTCGTCAAGGACAAGCATAAGAGGGCTAAG AAACTGCAAGAGATCCTGAACCAGAAGGAGGAGGAGTCTCAGGGCGCGCTGTCGTCCACCACGTCCGTCAACAACCCCGACGTGCTCACCATCGACGAGCTGTCCAACGCCACCGCCGACAGCTCTACGCAG TCGAAAGAGAACGGGTCTAAGGAGACGATAGCGGAGATGTCTGATATCCCGATGCCGAGCGCGGAGAGCGAGCAGTCCGAGCCGCCGCCCGTCAACAACCACGCCGCCAATGAG GCTCAACCTGCCCGCTCGCCGTCGCCCCCTagcgcgccgccgctgccgtcgccgccgccgccgcccgcctccGTG GTGGAGGGCGTGTACCTGCAGAAccagcagccgccgccgcccaagCCGCGCAGCCTCACCAAGCTGCCGATGCCGCCTAATACTCAG GTGGAAGATCTGAAGTCATTAGCCAATGACACGAGTCCGCTCAGTACCCCCTCACCTAGTCCTGTAAAGAAGCCCAAGAGAACTGGAATTATGAACCTACCTATGCCCCCTG TGATCCCCGGCTCGGAGGAGCTGAGCGGCGACGAGCTGGACGGCtccacgccgccgcccgcgtCCCGCCGCGACCAGTACTCGCACGTGTTCAGCTCGCGCCAGGGCGCCCGCGGCGACCCCAATGCC GCCGGCTCCAAGCTGAAGAGGCCGCGCATCCTAAAGCGGCGCGGCTCGAAGGTGGTGCCGGTGGCCACGCCCACGCACCACGCCAAGGACTGGGGCGAGAAGTGCGTCGACGGCTTCCAG GTTATAACCCAAATCGGCGAGGGCACGTACGGGCAGGTTTACAAAGCCAGAGACAAGAACACCAACCAGCTGGTGGCGCTCAAGAAGGTCCGTCTCGAGAACGAGAAGGAGGGCTTCCCCATCACCGCCGTGCGCGAGATCAAGATCCTCAGGCAGCTGAATCATAAGAATATAGTGAATTTGAGGGAGATTGTCACGGATAAGCAGGACGCGCTTGACTTTAGGAAG GACAAAGGCTCGTTCTACCTCGTGTTCGAGTACATGGACCACGACCTGATGGGCCTGCTGGAGTCCAAGATGGTGGACTTCACGGAGAGCCACAACGCGTCCATCATGCGCCAGCTGCTGGACGGGCTCGCCTACTGCCACCGGAAGAACTTCCTGCATCGGGACATCAAGTGCAGCAATATATTGATGAATAATAA AGGAGAAGTGAAGCTCGGCGACTTCGGTCTAGCCCGACTCTGGTCAGCAGAAGACCGGGCGCGGCCGTACACCAACAAGGTGATCACGCTGTGGTACCGGCCGCCGGAGCTGCTGCTGGGCGAGGAGCGGTACGGGCCGGCTGTGGACGTGTGGTCCATGGGATGTATACTGGGAGAGCTGTTCTTGAAGCATCCCGTGTTCCAG GCCAACGTAGAAATGATGCAACTGGAGATGATATCGCGCGTGTGCGGCACCCCGGTCCCGGGCGTGTGGCCCAACGTGGTGAACCTGCCTCTGTGGCACACCTTACGGCCTAAACGCTTCCACAAGCGCTGCGTCCGAGAACACTTCGCATTCATGCCCGCCCCCGCACTGAATCTACTGGACAGGATGCTAGAACTAGACCCCGATAAGAGGATAACGGCGGAAGAGGCGCTCAAGAGCCCCTGGCTGAAGAATGTCGTGCCCGATCA TATGACGGCTCCGGAGCTGCCGACGTGGCAGGACTGCCACGAGCTGTGGTCGAAGCAGCGGCGCCGCCAGCAGCGCGAGGCGGAGCAGCAGCCCAAGGCCAAGAACGCAAACTACTCCTTCGGCGGCGCGCCCTACGACCAGGACAAAATGGACGCCAAGAGCGACTCCAACTCACAGGACGCCCCCTACAAGACAGAAACAGCCTTCAAACAGGACACCCAGGAGGCCGTCCAACAAGTGAAATAA
- the LOC105392024 gene encoding cyclin-dependent kinase 12 isoform X6, whose translation MERSYEKRHGKHHKEKHKKRLHKKHRSSSAAARRSRGLEYAEPEPDFDERSRHKKKKDKRKKDKKKKRKKSSKSHRSRSASLESLSPDDNLPVGSPVAAVPQKYDQVPVSEWEKPSSPLRNGSCSPVSPSTPPLQRERPASPRHRTISLHREPVHVPYSPPHRERSPGLRRRKSTTPHTPSAPPVVYHETVTIDSDNEYERDRHRDYWPDHRVASPIMVISDSPVDGRERDWSPRRARRRASPRRRHRSRDRHREVKHEHRSHSRNSLKRRRSSSRGRRRGSSPSPPRHRARHRDETRYSRTKHESPSPPSTSALQRKIDFKEKISDTSLFAELVKDKHKRAKKLQEILNQKEEESQGALSSTTSVNNPDVLTIDELSNATADSSTQSKENGSKETIAEMSDIPMPSAESEQSEPPPVNNHAANEAQPARSPSPPSAPPLPSPPPPPASVVEGVYLQNQQPPPPKPRSLTKLPMPPNTQVEDLKSLANDTSPLSTPSPSPVKKPKRTGIMNLPMPPVIPGSEELSGDELDGSTPPPASRRDQYSHVFSSRQGARGDPNAAGSKLKRPRILKRRGSKVVPVATPTHHAKDWGEKCVDGFQVITQIGEGTYGQVYKARDKNTNQLVALKKVRLENEKEGFPITAVREIKILRQLNHKNIVNLREIVTDKQDALDFRKDKGSFYLVFEYMDHDLMGLLESKMVDFTESHNASIMRQLLDGLAYCHRKNFLHRDIKCSNILMNNKGEVKLGDFGLARLWSAEDRARPYTNKVITLWYRPPELLLGEERYGPAVDVWSMGCILGELFLKHPVFQANVEMMQLEMISRVCGTPVPGVWPNVVNLPLWHTLRPKRFHKRCVREHFAFMPAPALNLLDRMLELDPDKRITAEEALKSPWLKNVVPDHMTAPELPTWQDCHELWSKQRRRQQREAEQQPKAKNANYSFGGAPYDQDKMDAKSDSNSQDAPYKTETAFKQDTQEAVQQVK comes from the exons ATGGAGCGGAGCTACGAGAAGCGCCACGGCAAGCATCACAAGGAGAAGCACAAGAAGCGTCTGCACAAGAAGCACCGCAGCTCCAGCG cagcggcgcggcgctcgcgCGGGCTAGAGTACGCGGAGCCCGAGCCCGACTTCGACGAGCGCTCGAGACACAAGAAAAAGAAGGATAAGAGGAAGAAGGATAAAAAAAAGAAGAGGAAAAAGTCCTCCAAGTCTCACCGCTCGAGGTCGGCCAGCTTGGAGAGCCTGTCTCCGGATGACAACCTGCCCGTGGGCAGTCCTGTGGCTGCTGTGCCACAGAAGTATGATCAAGTGCCTGTGAGTGAATGGGAGAAGCCGTCATCTCCTCTGCGCAATGGATCATGCTCGCCGGTGTCCCCATCCACGCCGCCGCTGCAGCGGGAGCGCCCGGCCTCGCCGCGACACCGGACCATCTCCCTTCACCGGGAGCCGGTCCATGTTCCGTATTCCCCTCCACACAGGGAGCGATCCCCCGGACTAAG AAGAAGGAAGTCGACGACGCCGCACACGCCGTCAGCGCCGCCCGTGGTGTACCACGAGACCGTGACCATAGACTCCGACAATGAGTACGAGAGAGACAGGCACAGGGACTACTGGCCGGACCACAGGGTCGCCTCGCCTATTATGGTCATTTCTG ATTCCCCAGTGGATGGTCGCGAGCGCGACTGGTCGCctcgccgcgcgcgccgccgcgccagcccgcgccgccgccaccgcagCCGCGACCGACACCGGGAGGTCAAGCATGAGCATCG GTCACACAGTCGCAACTCGCTCAAGCGACGTCGCTCGTCGtcgcgcgggcggcggcgcgggtcgtcgccgtcgccgccgcgccaCCGCGCCAGACATCGGGACGAGACTAGGTACAG TAGAACAAAGCACGAGTCGCCGAGCCCGCCGTCTACGTCGGCGCTGCAGCGCAAGATCGACTTCAAGGAGAAGATCAGCGACACCAGCCTGTTCGCCGAGCTCGTCAAGGACAAGCATAAGAGGGCTAAG AAACTGCAAGAGATCCTGAACCAGAAGGAGGAGGAGTCTCAGGGCGCGCTGTCGTCCACCACGTCCGTCAACAACCCCGACGTGCTCACCATCGACGAGCTGTCCAACGCCACCGCCGACAGCTCTACGCAG TCGAAAGAGAACGGGTCTAAGGAGACGATAGCGGAGATGTCTGATATCCCGATGCCGAGCGCGGAGAGCGAGCAGTCCGAGCCGCCGCCCGTCAACAACCACGCCGCCAATGAG GCTCAACCTGCCCGCTCGCCGTCGCCCCCTagcgcgccgccgctgccgtcgccgccgccgccgcccgcctccGTG GTGGAGGGCGTGTACCTGCAGAAccagcagccgccgccgcccaagCCGCGCAGCCTCACCAAGCTGCCGATGCCGCCTAATACTCAG GTGGAAGATCTGAAGTCATTAGCCAATGACACGAGTCCGCTCAGTACCCCCTCACCTAGTCCTGTAAAGAAGCCCAAGAGAACTGGAATTATGAACCTACCTATGCCCCCTG TGATCCCCGGCTCGGAGGAGCTGAGCGGCGACGAGCTGGACGGCtccacgccgccgcccgcgtCCCGCCGCGACCAGTACTCGCACGTGTTCAGCTCGCGCCAGGGCGCCCGCGGCGACCCCAATGCC GCCGGCTCCAAGCTGAAGAGGCCGCGCATCCTAAAGCGGCGCGGCTCGAAGGTGGTGCCGGTGGCCACGCCCACGCACCACGCCAAGGACTGGGGCGAGAAGTGCGTCGACGGCTTCCAG GTTATAACCCAAATCGGCGAGGGCACGTACGGGCAGGTTTACAAAGCCAGAGACAAGAACACCAACCAGCTGGTGGCGCTCAAGAAGGTCCGTCTCGAGAACGAGAAGGAGGGCTTCCCCATCACCGCCGTGCGCGAGATCAAGATCCTCAGGCAGCTGAATCATAAGAATATAGTGAATTTGAGGGAGATTGTCACGGATAAGCAGGACGCGCTTGACTTTAGGAAG GACAAAGGCTCGTTCTACCTCGTGTTCGAGTACATGGACCACGACCTGATGGGCCTGCTGGAGTCCAAGATGGTGGACTTCACGGAGAGCCACAACGCGTCCATCATGCGCCAGCTGCTGGACGGGCTCGCCTACTGCCACCGGAAGAACTTCCTGCATCGGGACATCAAGTGCAGCAATATATTGATGAATAATAA AGGAGAAGTGAAGCTCGGCGACTTCGGTCTAGCCCGACTCTGGTCAGCAGAAGACCGGGCGCGGCCGTACACCAACAAGGTGATCACGCTGTGGTACCGGCCGCCGGAGCTGCTGCTGGGCGAGGAGCGGTACGGGCCGGCTGTGGACGTGTGGTCCATGGGATGTATACTGGGAGAGCTGTTCTTGAAGCATCCCGTGTTCCAG GCCAACGTAGAAATGATGCAACTGGAGATGATATCGCGCGTGTGCGGCACCCCGGTCCCGGGCGTGTGGCCCAACGTGGTGAACCTGCCTCTGTGGCACACCTTACGGCCTAAACGCTTCCACAAGCGCTGCGTCCGAGAACACTTCGCATTCATGCCCGCCCCCGCACTGAATCTACTGGACAGGATGCTAGAACTAGACCCCGATAAGAGGATAACGGCGGAAGAGGCGCTCAAGAGCCCCTGGCTGAAGAATGTCGTGCCCGATCA TATGACGGCTCCGGAGCTGCCGACGTGGCAGGACTGCCACGAGCTGTGGTCGAAGCAGCGGCGCCGCCAGCAGCGCGAGGCGGAGCAGCAGCCCAAGGCCAAGAACGCAAACTACTCCTTCGGCGGCGCGCCCTACGACCAGGACAAAATGGACGCCAAGAGCGACTCCAACTCACAGGACGCCCCCTACAAGACAGAAACAGCCTTCAAACAGGACACCCAGGAGGCCGTCCAACAAGTGAAATAA